The following are from one region of the Geoalkalibacter subterraneus genome:
- a CDS encoding response regulator, with amino-acid sequence MMRIRHRIAFALFLLLAWLAVAGMFRQRHAEQKNAYLNQRLEMQDLAWRATVRSFEDGLGVYVDEYVRRPEILDLLVMAQDEAQRVQARALLYRKFFPVYLKLRARGMRQLQFHLPRAVSLLRFHAPHLSGDSLITVRPAIRMAQLRRQTFEGFEVGKVISGFRSVYPLEDDDGSLLGSVELGLPFDTLRQAIAELKPDSEFNLILRRDALGHLFDESLGLYGPWAGDSRAWVEEDPRRELPDAPPPLSFTSRRLEARIAERPDIRQALEAGEGGAFKLTLGAKAYVAVFTPITDVQGDLAGYLASYAEGRALAEQDVNYFTNLALTTFFVMLAGWALYRLMLSRSRLAQERRQFQAIAESMGEGLYVTDSAGQLTYINPAGASLIGRDRDKLLGESPHDSFHPASSNGDRSDCPMCRSRGPFHGELTFLRSNHEPFVVRAASRPLIEGGAVRGMVTVFEDISERKRTEAELLRAKESLEKANERLKRAIAHSNRMAEQARNANEAKSRFLANMSHEIRTPMNGIVGMAELMLGTALDKEQEQYVRTMRACGESLLSIINDILDFSKIEADRLVLAEEDFNLLELVEESVDLLALQIGDKPVEMTNYIAPDVPLWLRGDPGRLRQVLLNLGSNAVKFTPRGEVVILVSLAGGSDEAVTICCEVRDTGVGISAEQREKLFLPFEQGDPSSTRQFGGTGLGLAITRRLLDLMGGTIDFDSAPGKGTTFRCNIPLKPALLEESHSDPPTLDCADIPMLVACAKAMQRDFLIRRLENHNASVRVAHNPEQVLAVAEQARREGAPLRVVFLDHDLAPPMTAPLAHALRRAGQEDPPAVIVLSRLSRPSAAHNDEDPPFFGVLHKPIRTAKLMEMLEQVLLQRSGQLETKPDANQKRPEQDVPVEKGKILLAEDNPVNRKLAMTFLRRLGFEAEEVENGRQALEILCKDRFDLVLMDVQMPEMDGMEATRRIRAGQGGDDHMDIPIIALTAHAMHGDRERCLRVGMSDYLAKPIRMAELSAKLQRWIQTS; translated from the coding sequence ATGATGCGTATCAGGCACCGCATTGCGTTTGCTCTTTTCCTGCTGTTGGCCTGGTTGGCGGTGGCGGGGATGTTTCGGCAAAGGCATGCAGAACAGAAAAACGCCTATCTCAATCAGCGTCTGGAGATGCAGGATCTCGCCTGGCGGGCAACGGTCCGTTCTTTTGAGGACGGGCTGGGCGTCTATGTGGACGAGTATGTCCGCCGCCCGGAAATCCTTGATCTGCTGGTTATGGCGCAGGACGAAGCGCAAAGGGTGCAGGCCCGCGCACTGCTCTACCGCAAGTTTTTTCCCGTTTACCTGAAGCTTCGCGCCAGAGGCATGCGGCAGCTCCAGTTTCATCTCCCGCGCGCGGTCAGCCTGCTGCGTTTTCATGCGCCTCACCTCAGCGGTGACTCGCTGATCACCGTGCGTCCCGCTATACGAATGGCCCAGTTGCGCAGGCAGACTTTTGAAGGGTTTGAAGTCGGGAAGGTCATATCGGGGTTCCGTTCGGTTTATCCCCTGGAAGATGATGATGGCAGCCTGCTTGGAAGTGTCGAGCTTGGACTGCCGTTTGATACTTTGCGCCAGGCTATAGCAGAGCTTAAGCCCGATTCCGAGTTCAACCTGATTCTGCGAAGAGATGCCCTGGGGCACCTGTTTGATGAAAGCCTTGGACTTTACGGCCCCTGGGCAGGAGATTCCAGAGCCTGGGTGGAGGAAGACCCTCGCCGCGAACTGCCCGATGCTCCGCCGCCCCTGTCTTTTACCAGCCGCCGCCTGGAGGCCCGCATCGCGGAGAGGCCGGATATTCGCCAAGCTCTGGAGGCGGGTGAGGGGGGCGCCTTCAAGCTCACGCTGGGGGCGAAAGCTTATGTCGCTGTTTTTACCCCGATTACCGATGTTCAGGGAGATCTGGCAGGCTATCTGGCGTCTTACGCGGAGGGTCGGGCGCTGGCGGAGCAGGATGTTAATTATTTCACCAACCTGGCCCTGACCACCTTCTTTGTGATGCTGGCTGGCTGGGCTCTGTATCGCCTGATGCTGAGCCGCTCCCGTCTGGCTCAGGAGCGCCGTCAGTTTCAGGCGATCGCAGAGAGCATGGGGGAAGGGCTTTACGTGACCGATTCCGCCGGTCAGCTGACTTACATCAACCCGGCCGGCGCCTCCCTTATCGGTCGCGACCGGGACAAGCTTCTGGGGGAGTCCCCCCACGACAGCTTCCATCCCGCCAGCTCCAATGGGGACCGGAGCGACTGCCCTATGTGCCGCTCGCGTGGGCCTTTTCATGGAGAACTCACCTTTTTGCGCAGCAACCACGAGCCATTCGTGGTGCGCGCGGCCAGTCGTCCGTTGATTGAAGGGGGCGCCGTGCGCGGCATGGTCACAGTCTTTGAGGATATCAGCGAGCGCAAGCGAACCGAGGCGGAGCTGCTGCGCGCCAAGGAGTCGCTGGAAAAAGCCAACGAGCGCCTCAAGAGGGCCATCGCCCACAGCAATCGCATGGCGGAACAGGCCCGCAACGCCAACGAGGCCAAAAGCCGCTTTCTTGCCAACATGAGTCATGAAATCCGCACGCCTATGAACGGGATCGTCGGCATGGCGGAGTTGATGTTGGGAACGGCGCTCGACAAAGAGCAGGAACAGTACGTGCGCACCATGCGCGCCTGCGGCGAGTCTCTGCTGTCCATCATCAATGACATCCTTGATTTTTCCAAGATCGAAGCCGATCGTCTCGTCCTTGCGGAAGAAGATTTCAACCTGCTGGAACTGGTGGAGGAATCCGTTGATCTGCTTGCCTTGCAGATCGGAGACAAACCCGTGGAGATGACCAACTATATTGCGCCTGACGTGCCGCTGTGGTTACGGGGAGATCCCGGCCGTCTGCGGCAGGTATTGCTCAACCTGGGCAGCAACGCAGTCAAATTCACCCCCCGTGGCGAGGTGGTGATTCTGGTGTCTCTTGCTGGGGGCAGCGATGAGGCGGTCACCATCTGTTGCGAAGTCCGCGACACGGGGGTCGGCATCTCCGCTGAGCAGCGCGAGAAACTCTTTCTGCCTTTCGAGCAGGGTGACCCCTCCAGTACGCGGCAATTCGGCGGAACCGGGTTGGGACTGGCCATCACCCGGCGCTTGCTGGATCTGATGGGAGGAACAATCGATTTTGACAGCGCTCCCGGAAAAGGAACGACTTTCCGCTGCAACATTCCATTGAAACCGGCGCTCCTGGAAGAAAGTCATTCAGATCCGCCGACTCTGGACTGTGCAGACATCCCGATGCTGGTTGCCTGCGCCAAGGCCATGCAGCGGGATTTTCTGATCCGTCGGCTTGAAAACCACAATGCCTCGGTCCGGGTTGCGCACAATCCCGAGCAGGTGCTGGCGGTCGCCGAACAGGCACGCCGCGAAGGCGCGCCGCTGCGGGTGGTTTTCCTGGACCACGACCTTGCGCCCCCTATGACTGCTCCCCTTGCGCATGCCCTGCGACGCGCCGGGCAGGAGGACCCTCCTGCCGTCATCGTCCTGAGCCGCCTCAGTCGCCCGTCGGCAGCGCATAATGATGAGGATCCGCCGTTCTTCGGCGTGCTGCACAAGCCGATTCGAACGGCAAAGCTCATGGAGATGCTGGAGCAGGTTCTGTTGCAGCGCTCCGGACAGCTTGAAACGAAGCCCGATGCGAACCAAAAGCGCCCTGAGCAGGATGTCCCCGTCGAAAAAGGGAAAATCCTGCTGGCGGAGGATAATCCCGTCAACCGCAAGCTGGCCATGACGTTTCTGCGTCGGCTCGGCTTCGAGGCCGAAGAGGTTGAAAACGGCCGCCAGGCGCTGGAAATCCTCTGCAAAGACCGGTTCGATCTGGTTCTGATGGATGTGCAGATGCCGGAGATGGACGGCATGGAAGCCACCCGTCGTATTCGCGCCGGCCAGGGTGGCGACGATCATATGGATATCCCCATCATTGCCCTTACGGCCCATGCCATGCACGGCGACCGCGAACGCTGTCTGCGTGTCGGCATGAGCGACTACCTCGCCAAGCCGATCCGCATGGCGGAACTCTCTGCCAAACTCCAGCGCTGGATCCAAACTTCCTGA
- a CDS encoding aldo/keto reductase codes for MDMETTRIKGTDLVASRIALGTWAIGGWLWGGADDEESIRTINAALDHGITLIDTAPVYGFGRSEKVVGEALSRRGGRGQVLIATKAGLQWTEDGKVFRNASADRIQEEVEASLKRLRTDYIDIYQVHWPDPVAPIEETAEAMDRLLRSGKVRAIGVSNYSPEQMETFRSKSTLHTCQPPYNLFERGIEEDVLPYCQQRGITTLAYGALCRGLLSGKMHADSRFEGDDLRRHDPKFKPERYPQYLQAVEKLDRLARERFDTDVLHLAVRWILDHGADIALWGARRPEQVQSVEQAMGWRLKADDLKEIDRIITETVTDPVGPEFMAPPDRNRFQKNS; via the coding sequence ATGGATATGGAAACCACACGCATAAAAGGAACTGATCTGGTCGCGTCGCGCATCGCCCTCGGCACCTGGGCGATCGGCGGCTGGCTGTGGGGTGGCGCCGACGATGAAGAGTCGATCCGCACCATCAATGCGGCCCTTGATCATGGGATCACCCTGATCGATACCGCGCCGGTGTATGGCTTCGGCCGTTCGGAAAAAGTGGTCGGCGAAGCGCTGTCCCGCCGCGGCGGGCGTGGCCAGGTCTTGATCGCTACCAAGGCCGGTCTCCAATGGACTGAAGATGGGAAGGTCTTTCGCAACGCAAGCGCCGACCGCATTCAGGAGGAAGTCGAGGCCTCTCTGAAGCGCCTGCGCACCGACTATATCGATATCTACCAGGTTCACTGGCCTGATCCCGTTGCGCCGATCGAAGAAACGGCCGAAGCGATGGATCGACTGCTGCGCTCAGGCAAGGTGCGCGCCATCGGCGTCAGCAATTATTCACCGGAACAGATGGAGACCTTCCGCTCAAAGTCGACCCTGCATACCTGTCAGCCCCCCTACAATCTGTTCGAACGCGGCATCGAGGAGGATGTGCTCCCTTACTGTCAGCAGCGCGGCATCACCACGCTCGCCTACGGGGCGCTGTGCCGCGGCCTGCTCAGCGGGAAAATGCACGCGGACAGCCGCTTCGAAGGGGACGACCTGCGTCGCCACGATCCGAAATTCAAGCCTGAGCGATACCCGCAGTATCTGCAGGCGGTGGAAAAACTCGATCGCCTTGCCCGTGAGCGTTTCGACACCGATGTCCTTCATCTGGCGGTGCGGTGGATTCTTGACCACGGTGCCGATATCGCCCTGTGGGGGGCAAGGCGCCCGGAGCAGGTGCAGAGTGTGGAGCAAGCCATGGGGTGGCGGCTCAAAGCCGACGACCTGAAGGAGATCGACCGCATCATCACCGAAACGGTGACCGATCCGGTCGGACCGGAATTCATGGCGCCGCCGGACCGCAACCGTTTCCAGAAGAACTCCTGA
- a CDS encoding PhnD/SsuA/transferrin family substrate-binding protein: MFLAVLLSPSLLFAGQTLVYTPLPLVGADKVVAESRPMLDFLEDQLDVDIELHYEMANADVVRAFQQGRIDLAEIGPLPYVALREQYPQAQAILFFVEADGSAHYTCALVTAFDGPESIAEMKGAAHIPLASTQHLSTCGPLSTSYLLKKHGIDPQSASFEILGNHAAVAQAVVRGEYPVGGVKTHIARRYASLGLRVLDETPPMPAFALVVNRKTVDAEIIDAVTEALLAVSRDQRTEWGVARRGFVRANEDDYRSMRRMLQESGRSAVDYLMDSSRDGEE, translated from the coding sequence TTGTTTCTGGCCGTTCTTCTGAGTCCTTCTCTCCTGTTTGCCGGGCAGACACTGGTCTATACACCCCTGCCCCTGGTTGGTGCCGATAAGGTGGTGGCTGAAAGCCGGCCCATGCTCGATTTTCTTGAAGATCAACTGGACGTTGACATCGAGCTGCATTACGAAATGGCCAACGCCGATGTGGTCCGTGCTTTTCAGCAAGGGCGCATCGACCTGGCGGAAATCGGCCCCCTCCCTTATGTGGCCTTGCGCGAGCAGTACCCACAGGCGCAGGCGATTCTGTTTTTCGTCGAGGCGGATGGCAGCGCCCATTACACCTGCGCCCTGGTCACGGCTTTCGACGGTCCCGAGTCGATCGCCGAAATGAAGGGTGCGGCACATATCCCTCTGGCATCTACCCAGCATTTAAGCACCTGCGGCCCTCTCTCTACGAGCTACCTGCTGAAAAAGCACGGCATCGACCCCCAATCGGCCTCTTTCGAGATACTTGGTAATCACGCAGCAGTGGCCCAGGCTGTTGTTCGCGGCGAGTATCCTGTCGGCGGAGTCAAAACCCACATTGCTCGGCGGTATGCCTCGCTGGGACTGCGCGTTCTGGATGAAACTCCGCCCATGCCGGCCTTTGCCCTGGTGGTCAACCGGAAAACCGTCGACGCCGAGATTATTGACGCCGTCACCGAGGCGCTTCTTGCCGTTTCCCGGGATCAGCGTACCGAATGGGGGGTGGCACGGCGGGGGTTTGTGCGTGCCAATGAGGACGATTACCGCAGCATGCGGCGGATGTTGCAGGAGTCCGGCCGCAGCGCGGTCGATTATCTGATGGATTCCTCCCGGGATGGGGAGGAATGA
- a CDS encoding ATP-dependent helicase, with protein sequence MTDLLTQLNPMQRQAVQHGDGALLLLAGAGSGKTRTLTHRVAWLIREHGVAPWQILAVTFTNKAAGEMRERIEQLLGGGELPWVSTFHSLCVRILRREISALGYTSDFTIYDDQDQERLLRDVLKELGVSEKSFKPRAAAAAIDGFKNRGLLPEECDRDDFRGEQLVRIYDLYQKRLRLANALDFGDLIMLTVHLLRNEEDILRRWQERFRYVLVDEFQDTNAVQYELTRLLADGSRNLCVVGDDDQSIYRWRGAEVGNILGFERDYPDTTVIRLEQNYRSTRTILDAAGEVVARNIGRTGKSLWTDNPEGEKITLEALPDDLEEARFVAREIARLHRAGRPLGEMAVFYRTNAQSRPLEEALVQERLPYVMIGGIKFFSRMEVKDILAYLRVLVNPADTVSAKRIVNVPARGIGATTVARIAQLEDDAGGFLPACRLALERGILGAAANKKVTAFVALMDEFAGKLETAPYPELTAELIEATGYGPKLREEKTEEARERMHNLEQLLAGMEEHRGRESTLQDFLEQVALVTDLDSYDGRLDRVTLMTLHAAKGLEFPVVFMTGMEEGLFPHSRAGRGGEELEEERRLCYVGMTRAMEKLYLTHARRRRVYGDFQFNPPSPFLAEIPLSLLDDQVGVKSSNSPKADRAPKAAAHNLAAVFAGMPGAEQSSAEDEKESFEEFEKDVRLVPEPDQGPRIGMRVRHVKFGVGTVRRLEGQGDNQKVTVYFNRVGPKKLLLKFAGLEPA encoded by the coding sequence CCCATCGCGTCGCCTGGCTGATCCGTGAACACGGCGTTGCGCCCTGGCAGATTCTGGCGGTGACCTTTACCAACAAGGCGGCCGGCGAGATGCGCGAGCGCATCGAACAGCTGCTGGGCGGCGGCGAGCTGCCCTGGGTGTCGACGTTTCATTCCCTCTGTGTGCGCATTCTGCGGCGCGAAATATCGGCTCTCGGCTATACCTCCGATTTTACCATCTACGACGACCAGGACCAGGAGCGCCTGCTGCGGGATGTGCTCAAAGAACTGGGTGTTTCCGAGAAGTCCTTCAAGCCGCGGGCCGCCGCTGCAGCGATCGATGGGTTCAAAAACCGCGGACTGCTGCCCGAGGAATGTGACCGGGACGATTTCCGCGGCGAGCAGCTGGTGAGGATCTACGACCTCTATCAGAAGCGGCTGCGGCTCGCCAATGCGCTCGACTTCGGCGACCTGATCATGCTCACCGTGCATCTTCTGCGCAACGAAGAGGATATCCTGCGGCGCTGGCAGGAGCGGTTTCGCTACGTGCTGGTGGATGAGTTTCAGGATACCAACGCAGTGCAGTACGAGCTGACCCGTCTGCTGGCCGACGGCAGCCGCAACCTGTGCGTGGTGGGGGATGACGATCAGTCCATCTACCGTTGGCGTGGCGCCGAGGTGGGCAATATCCTCGGTTTCGAGCGGGACTACCCCGATACCACCGTGATTCGGCTCGAGCAGAATTATCGTTCCACCCGAACCATCCTTGATGCTGCCGGGGAAGTGGTGGCGCGCAATATCGGGCGTACCGGCAAGAGCCTATGGACCGACAATCCGGAAGGGGAGAAAATTACCCTTGAGGCGCTGCCCGATGACCTGGAAGAGGCGCGTTTCGTTGCGCGCGAGATCGCCCGCCTGCATCGCGCCGGGCGTCCCCTGGGCGAAATGGCCGTTTTCTACCGCACCAATGCCCAGTCGCGTCCGCTGGAGGAAGCGCTGGTACAGGAGCGCCTGCCCTACGTCATGATCGGCGGCATCAAATTTTTCTCCCGCATGGAAGTCAAGGACATCCTTGCCTATCTGCGGGTGCTGGTGAATCCGGCCGATACGGTTTCGGCCAAACGTATCGTCAATGTGCCGGCGCGTGGCATCGGGGCGACCACCGTGGCGCGCATCGCCCAACTCGAAGATGACGCGGGCGGTTTTCTCCCCGCCTGCCGCCTGGCCCTGGAACGTGGCATTCTGGGCGCTGCGGCGAATAAAAAAGTGACGGCGTTCGTCGCTCTGATGGACGAATTCGCCGGTAAGCTGGAGACAGCCCCCTATCCGGAGTTGACCGCCGAGCTGATTGAGGCGACCGGCTACGGGCCGAAACTGCGTGAAGAAAAGACCGAAGAGGCGCGTGAGCGCATGCACAACCTCGAACAGCTTCTGGCCGGTATGGAGGAACACCGGGGCCGTGAGAGCACCTTGCAGGATTTCCTCGAGCAGGTGGCATTGGTGACCGATCTCGACAGTTATGACGGGCGCCTCGACCGGGTCACCCTCATGACGCTGCACGCTGCCAAGGGGCTCGAATTCCCGGTGGTCTTCATGACCGGTATGGAAGAGGGGCTTTTCCCCCACAGCCGTGCCGGGCGCGGCGGCGAGGAGCTTGAGGAGGAGCGGCGGCTCTGCTATGTGGGGATGACCCGCGCCATGGAAAAACTCTACCTTACCCATGCCCGGCGGCGGCGTGTCTACGGCGATTTTCAGTTCAATCCACCCAGCCCGTTTCTGGCGGAGATCCCTCTTTCCCTGCTTGATGACCAGGTCGGGGTTAAAAGTTCCAACTCGCCAAAGGCCGACAGAGCCCCAAAGGCCGCCGCTCACAACCTGGCGGCGGTGTTTGCCGGCATGCCTGGCGCGGAGCAGTCCTCAGCCGAAGATGAAAAGGAGTCGTTTGAAGAATTTGAAAAGGACGTGCGGCTGGTTCCGGAGCCTGACCAGGGGCCGCGCATCGGCATGCGGGTGCGCCATGTCAAATTCGGGGTCGGCACCGTTCGCCGGCTGGAAGGGCAGGGCGACAACCAGAAAGTCACCGTTTATTTCAACCGGGTCGGGCCGAAAAAACTCCTCCTTAAATTCGCCGGGCTGGAACCGGCCTGA